AAGTCATGTTAATACTGCCGGGATTCCTGTGCGCTTCGTGTCTGAGCAGAGGATCTCGGAGGATTAACTCACACGCGTCCTCTGCTGATTATCACACTGTCTGCAAGCCaagcacaaataaataacaaactaaattaaagtaACATAGTTAAAGTATAAATATCGCAAAAATGGCATAAAATAGCCTGGATGTATATCACAGCGAAATTGTTTCCTCTATCTCGCTTTATAAAATACATCTAGGCTATTTCATGCCATGCATGTATAAAGCACTGAAAATGGAAAACTTTGAAGTTGgaaactgattttaaaaaaataattcagaatCGCGACTCTTATAGTGTAAACACGTCACGTTTGAATTCGAATTAAGAGCGGAATGAATGTGTACAGAATTTTAGTAATGGTCTTAAAGCTTTAGTATTATAGCCCGTAAATTAGAATATGTCTGTTATTGAaggttaaaatgttaataaacacgTTTAATAGGTTAGTCTGCTGTGGGGCGTTTGCACTAGTCTAGAAAAGATCTCGCAATTCTTAGCTTTTGTGGTGAATCCATGTTTGTACGATCATCCAAGTTGTCGAAAGTtccttagatagatagatagatagatagatagatagatagatagatagatagatagatagatagatagatagatagatagatagatagatagatagatagatagatagatagatagatagataatctgCAAGTCCCCCTTTCGGCTAACGTTCTCATTCTTAGAACGTTCTCATACCCTATTTTACTACTTTAATCATATAATTTTAGCTGTAGTCATAAATctttaagtttatatatattatgtcTGTGATTGTAggctaaaatgtaaataaatatacttgtaatagtctatctatccatccatccatccatatccagTAATTTTTCCTCCTAACATTATTATAACGTTCCCATAAAATATTTCACGACTTTGAATGATCAGAGTCTTAAAATAAAAGCTTAACGAATAGCTCAACAATAACTTTACTAGGGGGTTTTAAAACTTAACCAgttacagctaaaaaaaaaaaaaattttatttaataatagtaataaataaacagcaatgACGAACTCAAAAAgtgtcatgttttattttagacATTTCAAGAAAAGCAAGACTCAGCCATTTACATTGACTAGACATTCAAAACAGTAGACTACGGAACGCAGACTTTAAAACAAACACCATACTACTATGCATACATGACATGAAAGCAATTTATAAAAGGTAAAAATCATCAGTTTCGGAGAACAAAACAACACACCGCACTGTTAAAGTACCAAATATTTTCAAGTGTCATTATATTTGCTTGTATGTTGGAAAACGCAACAACTATTCTGTTCAGTTTAATTTTTCCTAGACAGCCAACTGAGCCTGCCCCATTacaaaattcaagagaaagaGACATCACAAACCTTCTGCACGGATGCACAGTTGTGTATTGTATTTAggctattattatttacatttattttacttttattattttttaaaatagtcaTACACTTTTTATTTCTTGTGTAACCTATGTGTTTATCCATgattcagttgtgtgtgtgtgtttgttatataaccacttaattttattcattgtttatgtAATGTGCAATGCTCTGGCAATACTTCAAGTAATACAAGTCAAGCCAATAAAGCTCTTTTTaagttgaagtgtgtgtgtgtgtgagagagagagagagagagagagagagagagagagagagagagagagagagagagagagaaaggaaaacTCAGCTTGAGCTCTTCTTTCCGTCTCCTTGAGGAAGCGCGCGGAACTCCAGACGCTCTTCAGCTCATGCAATGTGTCACTTACTAATATCAGGAGTTGATCAGCCTTGAGTGTTTCCCCCTCCTTCGATGGAACATAGGATGAGAGTACAGAGGTGACTGTAGCGGTAATCTGGTCATGGCGTTTCCACAGGGATACTTGTACCAGTCGTCGCTGTCTCTGTACTCGTGTCCGCCGTACGGCTCCACCGGGATAACGGCACCGCGAACGGACGATCTGGGACGGTCCTCCAGTGGATCTGCTTTCGCCCCGTATGCGTCCACAGCCTTCACGAACACCACCGCCGCCTTCAGCTCCCTCCAGTACAGCCCAGAATCCGCAGCCCCCTTCACTTCATACGGGGTGAGTTTCATTCATAATCAAGAGCTTCTTTATTTGCAGGTTTATGGTTAGTGGTGACGACTATATGACACCGtcacactctaaaaaaatgcaGGAATGTTATAACTTAATATTGGGTCAAATGTGGACTAAAACAATCgtcaaaaagtgttattttaatttaattgacaaAGATTAGGCCcactgggtttgtccatatttgcaCCTTAACgttcagcatttttaaaatgattgatgGATGTCGGGAATTTATTTCTGTTATAGatctataaataaaaacatttaaacactttAAACTTCCTTAATTTTCTTCTAGAAAACGCCAACATTAAGTTGCAGTTTTTAGAcagttaaaacaaataaatggttAAGTTTTGATTGCCTAAAATCTTCAAAATCCAACCTTTTAATTCCTTAAAACTTTTTTAGGGGGAAAAGACGATTAAGGTTATTAAAATGatgtaaaaactgtagcctagtaataaaaataatgatataaCAATATTGAATATTGCGAAATCGAAATATTGCGACTTTTTCATAACCTACcagaaacataaaacatttaataataagctATAATTAAAATACCAATTGTTTTTGTACTTTGGCTGTTTAGTCAGGGTTTTTAAAGCTTCAAAATATAGCCTATAACTGTTCCTTAATTGGAGAAATTATGTGTTAATCTTtggaataatatttgttttcgtTCAATTTTGATCACGCTATAATTTTAATGTATGAATCATTCATATCAATATGCAACAGATGACAATCAAATGATTCAAGTGCATTATCATTACATCATGCAGTTAATATCTTGCATATTCCTGAAGCAATCTGATAACAGTCGCTTACAGTTCATCTGTGCCTTTTTTTCCATCCTCAATGTAATCTATATTAATTCATTGCCCAGGGCTCCCCATATGACCCTTCTCCAGGCATGACCGGCTCCATCGGCTATCACCCGTACGCCGGTCCCCTGGGCCCGTACCCGTTCGGGGACCCCGCTTACCGGAAAAACGCAACGCGCGACGCCACCGCCACCCTGAAGGCCTGGCTCAGCGAGCACCGCAAAAACCCTTATCCCACCAAAGGAGAGAAGATCATGCTGGCCATCATCACCAAAATGACCCTCACTCAAGTGTCCACCTGGTTCGCCAACGCGCGCAGGAGGCTGAAAAAGGAAAACAAGATGACGTGGACGCCCAGGACGCGGAGCGAGGATGAGGATGAAGAGGACAGCATTGATTTGGagaaaaatgatgaagatgatgagccCATGAAGACAGCCGAGAGCACCAAAGATTCAGGTGCGCTTTATTTGTCTATTTTGGTGTTAGTTGTGCGTGTTTAATATAGGTTTTTTAaagttttctaaaaataaatatacctttttttaacatttagatCACAAACAAAGATTTTAATCAACTTAATTTAGCCTATTGCCAATTGTCAACTCAATCATTTATAGTATTCTGCAACTCAACCTAATCATTATCGGGACTGGCGACATGgtagctcaatggttagcactgtcgcctcacaacaagaactcgctggttcgagtcctggctgggccaattggcttttctgtgtggagtttggactgtgatttccttcgggtgctccggtttcccaaacagtctaaacacatgcggaaTTGATTACCTAAATTGGCCGTATGAGtgtgtctgggtgtttcccagtgataggttgcagcaggaagggtatccgcggtgtaaaacatatgctggataagctggcggttcattccactgtggcgacccctgataaataaaagggactaagccgaaggaaaatgaatgaaataatttctGAGTTTTGAATATTAATAAGTCTCCATATGGGTTTAAGAAATTATAATGAGGTACATTTACATAAAGggctataaataaacaaataggcttgatagataaatagacaaataacccaattgtcaaatattatgtgtttaatttatttaatgtcacAAAATAACCTTCAGTATGGTTACACTGAGTTTGAGAAAATACAAATAACAGTTTGTATTACGgttaaaaataacaatgtattattattattatcatcattattatattaagACATTTCGTTTCATAACAAAACATAATatttcaaacagaaaaaaaaaggatttgagACTTTTTCCAGTcagatgtttttctttttaaaatcttttttttttactaaaccacAAATCCTTTTAAACCCTTTAAACTATTGAAAATGATGTCATTATTATAATGGCGGGCAATGAGGCTCCGAAGTAAAGGctagttaaataaaacaaaaacattctaCCATTGTTTGTAGATAAAAATCACCTCAGTAATTATGAATTATATCTCATGATCCTACAAACCAAAAGCCATGCATTATAATTGTCTAGTAATCCTGTTAATAGGTTTTAGTTTGTACACAGAGTAAGAGAAAAtcaatgaaatatttattatttatatactgtaattgTTGTTTTGCGTCATTATTAAGTCTGTTATGTTTTGATCTGTATAGAAACCCGTGCGGAAGACCACGACGACTCCACGGACAGTGTGATAATCGACTGCGGGGAAGAAGAGGAAAACCGGACAGAGTCTCCGGTGCCCACGACCTCCTCTCCCCAAGACGAACTGAGTGAAAGCACGATTAAGCCCCTCAGCGGAAACTGCAAGCCCACATCTGTCATCCCCTCCCCGAACCCCAAACCCAAACTCTGGTCTCTGGCAGAAATCGCTACGTCGGATAAAGGGCGCGAGGAGGTGTCACATACGTCACGcgcggggtcaccacagtgcacGTTTCCCGCCAGACATTTGTACTACGCGTCTCCATTTTTCGCGGGTTTCTCGAACTATGGCGCCTTTGGACATTTGAACGGCGGCAGTGGCGGGAACTCGACACACCTGAACGGAATAAACCAGGCGGTGTTACACAGAACCAGAGACAGCAAACTGACTCTGGAGATGTGCAAAGAACTCACTTTCGAGCACAAGAGGGCGAATATttagcttttcttttcttttttttttttttgtatttattgtttccAGAATGAAACGAACAAGCGTTGTGCTTTTAAACTGTACACGATGcgtaaatctttttttatatttaaaaagaagttgGTATGGGAACCATTTAGCTAACCCAGATGACAAAATACTAcagtagtaatttatagtaaacactatAGTTCTTTTATAAGAACTATATAGTCAATTAAAGTGTATGAATGGTATTTATAGCACAAATCTAAAGCATAgtatttaagctgaatcaaattaactttatgagtCTCCTGAACTTATGTTAAACCAACTTACAACAGCCTGTGAAACGTATACatttaagttagaacatgattaacttagcttAATAAGTTATAATTACCTAAAAATATGCAGTCAGGACTAATTGATGgtataatttttacagtatgataaACTAATGAATAGGCCTACAAGTATATCTTAGCTgctactacagtaaactgtggtgtattagGCCTACACAGTGCATTGTTGAAAAcatgggtcatttgtttatattagccTATACactaaaaaatcctggttgccttaatattaagctgaatcaaattaactttgagTCTACAGaacttatattattttaaactgacttaaaacggCTTGTGAAACTTAAATTAAAGTTAGAAGATGATTAATTTACATTAAGTTATAATgacctaaaacacatgctgtcatgactaactgATCATACACTTTAGTGTatgataaactaataaatacaagTATATTTTAGTTGCTACTACAGTAGAATGTGGTGTATTAGGCCTATTGTTGAAAATGTGGGTCATTTGTTTactatacattgtaaaaatcCTGTTTGGCTTAAatctttaagctgaatcaaatgatttttatgagtccattgaacttatattaaactgacttaaaacagtgtGTGAAACTTATAaatttaagttagaacatgattaacttagcttAATAAGTAACAATGACCTGAAAACAtaatgctgtcatgactaattgatcgtataatttttacagtgtatgataaactaataaatacatgtatattttagttgctactacagtaaactggtgtATTGTAGTAGGCCTATAAATTGTATTGCTGAAAACGTGGGTCATTTGTTTGCTAAAAAAATTCTGCTGCCTTaaattaagctgaatcaaattaacttggAGTCTACTGAATTCATATTAGGTTAAAccaacttaaaacagcttgtgaaaCTTATAAATTTAAGTAAGAACGTgattagcttagcataataagttgaaatgacctaaaacatacgctgtcatgactaattgatcgcatactttttacagtctatgataaactaataaatacaagTATATTTTAGCTgctactacagtaaactgtggtgtattagGCCTATAAATTGTAATATGGAAAAcgtgggtcatttgtttattagCCTATAGTTGTTGTTTACAATAGTAGCTATAATTACTCCCAACATGTTAACCTTATGGTTTTAAAACActagtgtttactataaattactacagtatttttcatTTGGGTGTCTAACATTTATTGTAGAATATTTGTGCAAGAGGCCAAAGTACTTTGTAATCCCAATCATCTGTTAACATGATTTCAATTACTGTTTTAAAGGATCTTTAGACATCAATCATCTGTGCCATTTATAATAATCATATGAAGAGTTTATCAATGCCCATTCTGGAATCTGTGGTTTTGTTTGTGGCTAAATTATACACGCGTTCTCTGTAAACTTTAAATACACATGAATCAAACCACTTTTATTAAGGACTTTTGAAATAGAGCTGTTTTATATGCGTAAAGAGGAATTatattaaaagggatagttcacccaaaagtgaaaatcctctcattattcattatttactcatcctacaCTAAAGTTATGAGTTACTCTCAGTGTTTTTCAACACACAGGGAAATATATAATCGAATAACTGTATGGAATTAAGTGCAAACCCTGGGTGTACAAATTTTACAAATTTGCAGTAGAGCAAATACAAAACAAGACATATCAAAGTTAATATAAACGAAACTCAAACAAAGAGCCTGGACATAATTCCCAGCATCTTCTGCTTGTATAAAGACAATTTTtctatgaataaatgtaaaaattgcaTATTATATAGGAAAATCCTGCACAAATGGATTGTTTAGACCAGTATTACACAAATAGGAATGTTGCACATCTTAAGAATTGTTTATTGTTATATGTTAGGTGATCACATGTTTATATAGATAATCTGAAATGTGAATATGTAATTTTATTGCTGAATACACTGAATCAAGCCAGGGAAAAAACAGCTATTGACCTccaaagtattttacattttcttgGTCTTAGAATGGATGCCAATGGCGGCTTTTCCCTCAGAATATTTggttttctgttcaacagaaattcaTGAGGATCTGTTTTagatttttgcgtgaactatccctttaagcagcaGTTTTGCCATCAGTTTCACGAAATTCCCTAAAAACAAGAACATATTGTGGATAGATGCTGCCATTTTGTTTTGCAGTCGATATTTTCCAAGGCCAAATTTGAGGATCGTCAATAAACGATCAGATCAGGATCTactataaaaatgaattaattcaaatataaaaatcaactaaaaagcctttattatttttttaaagagtgtttttatatttactttggAAACTCCTCTCAGAATGGTTTGCAGTGCCTTTTTTACTGTGCTTCGCCTATACATGGACTCAATAAGTGTCACAGTGGCCTCGTGGGTATAAGAGTGGATAAATTGTGAATTTAAATAGCACAAGTCAACATTTATTGCAGGGGGATTACGGGACGGTACTCTTAAGTGGAGGAGATATTAAATTTATGCTCCACATAAAGCGTCAAAATGTGTGTTGCCCCCTTTTTTTCCCTCCGCCGTGATGCGGAAAGAGCGCGGGGCTAAAAATGTTCAAAGAgcattttaaaaaggcattaaaCGTGTAAATTCAGAAATGTAGTAAACTCTTCGCAAGAAAGGCAGGATTAGCACAGATCGGCCGTTTCTGCTGGCAAAAAAGCAAAGTCCGACATCAACAAACATCAGAGGAGCGAGTCGGGCCCCGTGGCTTACAGCGGTAATACAACGCTTTTGTACACAACACCATGAAAAGAGGCTGCGAGGACTTGAAAAGCTCTCTAATCCCTCCAGTAAATTCAGAGTTAGGGTGTATATTTATACTGCTATTTCACAATTGACTGGATTCGAAGCTTTGTAAGTCAAGAGGCTCCATCTGAACTGTCCAAACTATCCAATCATCTTCATTCAGCGCCGGCGTTTTATCTGTTTATTGCTTTACAAGGGCTGCGAGAGATGAGTTTTCTAGAC
The DNA window shown above is from Danio rerio strain Tuebingen ecotype United States chromosome 25, GRCz12tu, whole genome shotgun sequence and carries:
- the irx5b gene encoding iroquois-class homeodomain protein IRX-5b (The RefSeq protein has 6 substitutions compared to this genomic sequence), with translation MAFPQGYLYQSSLSLYSCPPYGSTGITAPRTDDLGRSSSGSAFSPYASTAFTNTTVAFSSLQYSPESAAPFTSYGGSPYDPSPGMTGSIGYHPYAGPLGPYPFGDPAYRKNATRDATATLKAWLNEHRKNPYPTKGEKIMLAIITKMTLTQVSTWFANARRRLKKENKMTWTPRTRSEDEDEEDSIDLEKNDEDDEPMKTAESTKDSETRAEDHDDSTDSVIIDCGEEEENRTESPVPTTSSPQDELSESTIKPLSGNCKPTSVIPSPNPKPKLWSLAEIATSDKGREEVSHTSRAGSPQCTFPARHLYYASPFFVGFSNYGAFGHLNGCGGGNSTHLNGINQAVLHRTRDSKLTLEMCKELTFEHKRANI
- the irx5b gene encoding iroquois-class homeodomain protein IRX-5b isoform X1; translated protein: MTGSIGYHPYAGPLGPYPFGDPAYRKNATRDATATLKAWLSEHRKNPYPTKGEKIMLAIITKMTLTQVSTWFANARRRLKKENKMTWTPRTRSEDEDEEDSIDLEKNDEDDEPMKTAESTKDSETRAEDHDDSTDSVIIDCGEEEENRTESPVPTTSSPQDELSESTIKPLSGNCKPTSVIPSPNPKPKLWSLAEIATSDKGREEVSHTSRAGSPQCTFPARHLYYASPFFAGFSNYGAFGHLNGGSGGNSTHLNGINQAVLHRTRDSKLTLEMCKELTFEHKRANI